A genomic stretch from Edaphobacter aggregans includes:
- a CDS encoding phage portal protein, with the protein MSLSRRCGNWMNTSTNAGRTLTRNQNRTKQEMITLGLSMPTTKTEKRSENGFSLPVPGNWQSVFGFGTNSDAGEIITPQNSMQVSTVWACVRILAESLGSLPCKLYSRTANGRQEAISHPVYKLLRDSPSDEQTAVSFWELMTTWVCLHGNAYAQIQRSGANGSPVAFWPLRPELTNPVRLPDGSIGYRTTDGDGVARLLKGKDVLHFLGISICGLIGLSPIHAARQSIGLARAAERYGSTLFKSSAVPALAITTTAKVKAEDKAKMRADWETLQTGSSQHRVAILDADMKIEKLGISAEDSQFLETRNYQRADIAAIFRIAPHLVGDTQKISNANLVQENLQLVTQTLRPWLSRFESELRRKVLSTLAGNYDVEFDTTELTRGDSVAESAAFTAGVQGGWLSPAEVRHALNLNPGPECLNAYRVPVNYQNAETLLDTQSIQDEPVGPDSGLAPADSNEGQKDE; encoded by the coding sequence ATGAGTTTGAGCAGGAGATGCGGGAACTGGATGAACACTTCCACGAACGCTGGCCGCACACTCACCCGAAACCAGAATAGGACAAAACAAGAAATGATTACGCTAGGGCTCTCAATGCCTACAACCAAAACTGAGAAACGCAGCGAGAACGGCTTTTCACTGCCTGTGCCTGGTAATTGGCAATCGGTCTTCGGATTCGGAACGAACTCTGATGCAGGCGAAATAATTACACCCCAGAACTCAATGCAGGTCAGTACCGTTTGGGCTTGCGTACGGATCCTGGCAGAATCTCTAGGAAGCCTGCCGTGCAAACTATATTCGCGCACTGCAAACGGAAGACAGGAAGCAATCTCGCATCCTGTATATAAATTGCTTCGTGATAGTCCCTCAGACGAGCAGACTGCTGTGTCCTTTTGGGAACTAATGACAACTTGGGTTTGCCTTCACGGAAACGCATATGCACAGATTCAGCGATCAGGAGCGAACGGATCTCCCGTTGCATTCTGGCCTCTACGACCTGAACTGACCAATCCTGTACGTCTCCCTGACGGGAGTATTGGGTATCGCACCACTGATGGTGACGGTGTTGCTAGGCTGCTAAAAGGCAAAGACGTTCTGCACTTCCTGGGTATCAGCATCTGTGGACTTATTGGACTCAGCCCAATCCATGCGGCACGCCAATCCATTGGTCTAGCAAGGGCAGCAGAGCGTTACGGAAGCACCCTATTCAAAAGTTCGGCAGTTCCAGCGTTGGCGATTACGACCACGGCAAAAGTAAAGGCCGAAGACAAAGCCAAGATGCGTGCGGATTGGGAAACACTCCAGACGGGTAGCAGTCAGCATAGAGTCGCAATTCTTGACGCAGACATGAAGATTGAAAAGCTAGGCATCAGTGCAGAGGATAGTCAATTCCTTGAGACTCGCAATTACCAGCGTGCAGACATTGCCGCGATCTTCAGAATCGCACCCCATCTGGTTGGCGACACTCAGAAGATATCCAACGCCAACCTGGTGCAGGAGAATTTGCAACTGGTAACCCAGACTCTGCGTCCTTGGCTTTCACGCTTTGAATCAGAACTCAGACGGAAGGTACTGAGCACATTAGCCGGAAACTATGACGTGGAGTTCGATACCACTGAACTTACTCGCGGTGACTCTGTAGCTGAGTCCGCAGCGTTCACTGCTGGCGTACAAGGGGGATGGCTGAGTCCTGCAGAGGTACGACATGCATTGAATCTCAATCCCGGTCCTGAGTGCTTGAACGCATACCGCGTACCTGTGAACTATCAGAACGCGGAGACGCTACTGGATACCCAGTCGATTCAGGATGAACCTGTTGGGCCTGACTCTGGATTAGCTCCAGCAGACTCTAACGAAGGACAAAAAGATGAATAA
- a CDS encoding AP2 domain-containing protein — MSSVLVKNDEAVLVITGKLGQFHVLIDLEDVDRVAEHNWHAHKERNGTVYFRANVYRTGGKQSAILLHRFLMNPPDSMTVFHRTPDTLDCRKSNLLVGTKEQAAWKKCTPRQNSRYKGVSGIDPWHTKQWAAHIRVNGVMKWLGRHMTEIEAAKAYDKVAKELHGEYAYLNFPET, encoded by the coding sequence ATGAGTTCGGTTCTTGTTAAGAATGACGAAGCTGTTCTGGTTATCACTGGCAAGCTCGGTCAGTTCCATGTGCTGATTGACCTTGAGGACGTGGACAGAGTGGCAGAACACAACTGGCACGCTCACAAGGAAAGAAACGGGACTGTATATTTCCGTGCCAACGTCTACCGAACAGGCGGTAAACAGTCAGCGATTCTGCTCCATCGTTTCCTGATGAATCCTCCGGACAGCATGACGGTGTTCCATCGGACCCCTGACACTCTGGATTGCAGAAAGTCTAATCTGCTGGTCGGAACCAAGGAGCAGGCGGCCTGGAAGAAATGCACACCTAGACAGAATTCAAGGTACAAGGGTGTTTCAGGAATAGATCCCTGGCACACAAAGCAATGGGCGGCACATATCAGAGTCAACGGCGTAATGAAGTGGTTAGGCCGTCACATGACAGAGATAGAGGCAGCGAAAGCCTACGACAAGGTAGCCAAAGAGCTACACGGCGAATACGCCTATCTGAACTTTCCAGAGACCTAA
- a CDS encoding tyrosine-type recombinase/integrase, whose amino-acid sequence MTAMTHPTHPAPRKKRTGKAVAGVYEKNEGSGIWYVRYRLHGHLVRKRIGRREDAVAYLEKVRYIRSSGNGSVPETAKQTARTKDEVEAEIAGVTVSHLCDLLLNHIQKNPKKYKDQENPPRRLGQIKKEFGSRIASGVKAHEISDWLENIDRAPATRNRLKTTFSGVYRHGIRKGKVSVNPARDVASEPVGEGVIRALSEKEEARLRKVLQADVDACGPTKTTLKERAQHHIYELDIALGAGLRRGEQYSLPWPDVEFEEKKIMVRNTKTNTDRVVYMNEDVFKAFRGLKSLSLHRKRRVAGKPNNSAPDLVFAIADNKKWFASALRRARIKNFRWHDLRHSFCTRLAENGANAFVIMKAAGHKSAQTSARYIHLNEKTMRLAMEGLRQLEK is encoded by the coding sequence ATGACTGCCATGACCCACCCCACCCACCCCGCACCCAGAAAGAAACGCACAGGAAAGGCTGTAGCAGGCGTTTACGAGAAGAATGAGGGCTCAGGTATCTGGTACGTCCGCTATCGCCTCCACGGGCATCTGGTGCGTAAGAGAATAGGCAGGAGGGAGGATGCTGTTGCCTATTTGGAAAAGGTTCGATACATCCGTTCGTCTGGCAATGGTTCTGTTCCAGAGACGGCCAAGCAAACCGCGAGAACAAAAGACGAGGTGGAGGCAGAAATAGCAGGTGTCACGGTTTCCCACCTCTGTGACCTTTTGCTGAACCACATCCAGAAGAATCCCAAGAAGTACAAGGACCAAGAGAACCCACCTAGACGACTAGGGCAAATCAAAAAAGAGTTTGGGAGCAGAATCGCCTCTGGGGTGAAGGCGCATGAGATTTCCGATTGGTTGGAGAACATAGACAGGGCTCCAGCGACCCGTAACAGGCTCAAGACGACATTCTCAGGTGTGTATCGGCATGGCATACGGAAGGGTAAGGTTTCCGTCAATCCGGCTAGGGATGTGGCATCCGAGCCAGTGGGTGAAGGTGTAATCAGGGCGCTCTCTGAAAAGGAAGAGGCGCGGTTGCGTAAAGTTCTGCAGGCCGATGTTGACGCCTGCGGACCCACGAAGACGACCCTGAAGGAGAGAGCACAGCACCACATCTACGAGTTGGACATTGCGCTTGGAGCAGGATTGCGTCGGGGTGAACAGTACAGTCTGCCCTGGCCAGATGTTGAGTTTGAAGAAAAGAAAATAATGGTTCGCAACACGAAGACAAACACGGATCGCGTTGTTTACATGAACGAAGACGTATTCAAGGCGTTCCGAGGACTCAAGTCACTCTCTCTTCATCGCAAGCGCAGAGTAGCGGGTAAGCCAAACAATTCTGCTCCTGATTTAGTTTTTGCCATTGCAGATAATAAAAAATGGTTTGCCTCTGCACTCAGACGGGCGAGGATTAAGAATTTCCGCTGGCATGATCTGCGGCACAGTTTCTGCACACGGTTGGCTGAGAACGGCGCGAATGCGTTCGTCATCATGAAGGCAGCCGGTCACAAGTCAGCCCAAACATCAGCCCGATACATCCACCTGAACGAGAAGACCATGCGGTTAGCAATGGAAGGGCTCAGACAGCTTGAGAAGTAG